CCTTCGAGCGCGGCTTTGGTGAAGAGGAAGAGCGCCATGTCGGGCCGTCCCCACGGGCCGTAGACCGTGAAGAAGCGCAGGCCGGTGGTTGGAATGCCGAACAGGTGGCTGTAGGTGTGGGCCATCAGCTCGTTGGACTTTTTGCTGGCCGCGTAGAGGCTGACCGGGTGATCGACGTTGTCGTGCACCGAAAAGGGCTGGCGTTCGTTCAGGCCGTAAACCGATGAGCTTGACGCATAGCAGAAGTTGCCGAGGCTGTTGTGGCGGGCCGCTTCCAAGAGGTTCACGAAGCCGACGATGTTCGAGCTGACGTAGGAGGCGGGATTGGTGAGCGAGTAGCGCACGCCCGCCTGGGCGGCCAGGTTGCAGAGCGCGTCGAACTTCTCCGCCTTGAAGAGGTTGTCGATGCCCTCCTTGTCTTCGAGATTGAGCTTGACGAAACGGTAGTTCGGATATTTCGACGACTGCACGGTTTTGCCGTATTCGATGGCGGATTCAGCGATGCCCGAGTACGCCAGACGCCCGTACTTGACCCGCTGGTCGTAGTAGTCGTTGATGTTGTCGATGCCGACCACGTCGTCGCCCCTCGACGCGAGTCGTTCGCAAAGATGGAAGCCGATGAATCCGGCAGCGCCGGTAACGAGGATTTTCATGCAGTGTGTATGATTTGAAGCCCATCTGTGGGGCTGTTTTCGGGAGCAGGTACGCCACAATCTGGCGGTTCGACTGCGCCGGGAATGTGTTTGTGAACTTAAAGATAATCAGCTTTTTGGGAAAAAAGCGTTTCATTCAGGATGAAAACGAACGCTGTTTTTGCCCATTGTCTGCTCTGTCGAAAATAGGGTATCTTTCTGCCTGCAATGATACAATCATTTTTCAACCGATGAACCGTGCTTCATGAATTTCCCTGACGATCCGAAGCCGCACCGGCGGCCCCGTTTTTTCGATACCGTTTTGGTTTTGCTTTTCGTATTGGCCGCCTATCCGATTGTTGGCGCGCTTCTGACCATACTGGTGGCGGGGGGTAATCCTTTCGGCAATGGATTCGAAGCGGCAACCCATTCGTTCGTGGTGCGTCTTCTCGTAGCTCAGGCATTCGGGCAGATGGTGGTGCTTGCGCTTCCGGTGTTCTGGCTTGCAAGGCGCTTTTCCGGCGACGGATTGTTCGGCAATACAACGCTTGAGTGGCTGGGGATCAGAAAGCACGGCGGCAGCCGACCTGCGTTGATAGCCGGGGCCGGAATGCTGCTGTTGCAACCCGCGCTGTACAGCATTGTCGAGTTGCAGACGCTTCTGCTGCCTTATCTTGGCACTTTTGGGAAGTCGCTTCTGCAGGAGCAGGCCACGCTTGACATTTTTCTCAAAAAACTTGCCGGAGGTGCGTCGATCGGGGGGAGCGTCCTGTCGATTCTTGTGCTTGTCCTGACTCCGGCGATCTGCGAAGAGCTGTTTTTTCGCGGGTACATCCAGAAAAGTTTTGTCCTGAGCCTTTCCCCGCAAAGGGCGGTGCTTTTTACAGGGATTGTGTTTGCCCTGTTTCACATGGAGTGGTTCAATTTCGTGCCGCTGACTTTGCTCGGGTGGTATATTGGGTATATTTACTGGAAATCTGATAATCTCCTGGTTCCCGCCGTCGCGCACGGCACCAACAATCTGGCCGCGCTCGTTCTGCTAAAAAGCGGCATCGATTCAGGCAGCGCAACTGATCCGTCTTCCGGATTGCTTGTTTCCTGGCCGTGGTGGGGTCTTGTGGTGGTTTCGTTGTCTCTTTTTTTTCTGCTGATCCGGTATTTTCCGGTGAGGCCGGCATTGCAGGATGCCGATAACCCGATGCCTCCCGGGCATCGCTGGAAATCTCAGTGTTGATGCAAAGCAATCTCATGCAGAGAGTGGCGGTTGCCATTGTGGGCATTCCGCTGTTACTCTGGCTCAATATGCAAGGTGGTTTGTATTTTCTGGGGCTGGTGCTCGCGCTCAGCCTCATGGCGACCTGGGAGTTCTGGCGCCTGGCCACGCATCGGGCACATCCGCCGTCGGTTGTTATTCTGCTGCCGCTGACTGCCTTTGTGCAGCTCGATTTCTATTACGGCTTCATCGGCTACTGGGAGGCGATTCTCGCCGTGGTCATGCTTCTGTATGTGCTTGAAATATGGCGGAACCAGGGTTCCCAGTTCATGAACCTCGGTGCGACGCTTGTCGGTCTGCTCTACGTGAACCTAAGCTTTGGTGCGTTGCTCAGGCTCCGCTTGTCGGAGACCACCGGCGAGGGTTCCGGCGAGGCGCTGGTGCTGCTCATGTTGCTGTGTGTCTGGGCGGCGGATATTTTCGCCTATTTCGGCGGACGCGGATTCGGAGGCAAGTTTATCAAAAAGAGGCTCTTTGCGCGCATCAGCCCGAAGAAGACCTGGGAGGGCTATCTTGCTGGAATTGCCGGAAGCGCGCTGGCGGCGTGGGCCTGCTCGGCGTACATCTCCGGCTGCCCCGACGGGCGGGCGATACCGGCGGGCCTGCTCATCGGCGTGGTCGCGCCCGCAGGCGACCTGCTCGAATCGATGTTCAAGCGTGATGCGGGAGTCAAGGACTCATCGGGTGTCATTCCGGGGCACGGCGGTGTGCTTGACCGCTTTGATACCGTGATGTTCGTCTCCCCGCTGCTCTATTTCCTCGTGCATCACTGGTGATCTTTCACCGGTTGATGCCGGTACATAAAAGAATGTTTTTCTTATATTCCGGTTTTGTTTTTAGAGGAACTCCTCTGTTGACGGTATCGTGATCTTCGGTTTGCCGGAACCAGGTCTGGAGCACCTGCGGCAGTCTTGCTGTTCGCGGGTTTTCCCCGTTTTTGGCTACTCTGCCTTTTTTCGGTTCTGCGGCTCGCGGCCAGACAATCCGGCATGGTTCCCCGGAGAATGCGGTTTCCCGATCTTGCGTCCACACTCTGCAATGCTGTCATCGACCATGAAAATCGAAGCCCTTCTCACAGAAAAGCACATCAACCTGAATCTCGGTTCCAGTTCAAAGGACGAGGTGATCGATACGCTGATCGCTATGGTGGCTGATCATGACAAGGTCAGGGATTTAAAGCAGCTTGCCGAGGATGTACGAAAGCGGGAACGAGAGATGTCCACGGGCATCGGCAAGAACATCGGGTTGCCGCACGCCAAGACCTCGGCGGTGACCGAACCGGTGCTGGCACTCGCCACGCTTTCCAATGAGGTCGATTTTGAGTCGATCGACAACCAGCCGGTGAAGATCGTGTTCCTGCTTGCCACGCCGGAGACCATGCTTGCCGAGCATCTCAAACTGCTCGGACGCATCACCAGGCTTGCGGGCCGGGACGATGTTCGCCGCAAGCTCATCGACGCGGCAACCCCCGCAGATGTGCTCGAACTTTTCAAGCAGGAGGAGAGGGATCTCCCCCAGATTTAATTTGATGACCGCAAGGCAGCTATGACACAGTTCCAAGGAGTGAAAGGGACGAGAGATATTTTTCCTGATGAGATTTCGAGATGGCACTATGTCGAGGGGGTTGTCCACTCGGTAGCCGCGCTGTACGGATTCAGCGAAATCCGTACGCCTGTTTTCGAGTACACCGAGCTCTTTCAGCGCGGCATAGGAGCGACCACCGATATCGTCGGCAAGGAGATGTTCACCTTTCTTCCCGATCCCAATGGCCGCTCCCTGACGCTTCGTCCCGAGATGACCGCAGGCGTGATGCGCGCCTGCTTGCAGAAGAACCTGCTCTCGCAAGCGCCAGTGCACAAGCTCTGGTACATTAGCGATCTGTTCCGCAAGGAGCGCCCGCAGGCTGGCCGTCAGCGCCAGTTCACGCAGTTCGGCGCGGAGCTGCTCGGTGTATCCAACCCGGCGGCGGTGGCCGAAGTGCTTACCCTCATGATGCAGGTGTTTGAAACGCTCGGGCTGCACGGCTTGCGACTGCGCATCAACTCGCTTGGCGACCTCGACGACCGTGCGCGGTATCGCGAGGCGCTCCGGGCCTACTTCCAGCCTTACGAGGCCGACCTCGACGAGTTGTCGAAGGAGCGGCTTAAAAAGAATCCGTTGCGCATCCTCGATTCGAAAAATCCCGCTTTGCAGGAGATGATCATGGGCGCGCCGAGGCTCTACCATTCGCTCAAGCCGGAGTCTGTGGCCGAATTCGAGCAGGTGCTCGCCTATCTCGACGACAGGCAAATCGCCTACAACGTCGATCACCTGCTGGTGCGCGGACTCGATTATTACTGCCACACGGCTTTCGAGGTGACCAGCTCCGAGCTTGGCGCGCAGGACGCTATTGGCGGCGGCGGGCGCTACGACGGCTTGGCGCGTGAACTTGGAGCTTCCGCTGATCTGCCCGCCGTGGGTTTCGCCGTCGGCATGGAGCGGCTCATGATTGTCATGGAGAAGCAGGGGCTGTTCGCGACGCTCAATCCGCATGGTCCTCTTGTTTCTGTCATCATACAGCAAAAGGAGCTTGCCGGGCATGCCATGCAGGTCGCTTTCCATTTGCGCAAGGCAGGCATCAAAACCGAGATCGATCTTGCCGAACGGAGCATGAAGGCGCAGATGCGTGACGCCAACCGAATGGGTTCGGCCTACGCGCTCTTCGTTGGCCAGTCGGAATTCGAGTCGGGCATCTATGCGCTCAAGAATCTCGTCACTTCCGAGCAGACCTCGCTCGATCTTGACGCCATCATCGAGGTGTTGCGCGAACCGGCGGCGCGGGAGTCGCTCAGGCCATGAGGCCGCAAGTGACCATCTACGGCAAGCCGGAGTGCTGCCTCTGCGACGATGCGCTCAAAGTGCTCGAAGCAGTGCGTAAGCGGATTCCGTTCGATATCGAGAAGCGGGACATCTCCGGCAACGCGGATCTCATCGAGCGTTACGGGTTGAGCATTCCGGTCATCTTCGTCGATGGCAAACTCGCCTTCAAGCACCGGATCGACAAGGAGCGCCTGATTGCTCTGCTCAAAGGGCAATAACTGCCTGTACCCAGCAGCATCTGAACTACCGGTTCGGGTTGGTGATTATCGATGGTATCATGCATTTTTTTTCGAAAAAGAGTCCGTACAGACGGAACGATGTATTGAGGTTGACCATATGCTGAAATTCATTCTTCTCTTGATCGCCCTGTGGCTGGTTGTGCGTTTTTTGCGGCGTCTGATTGGTTTGACTTTTTTTGTCAGGAGCGATGATCGTATGGGGGGCGGCCTCTCATCGTTTTCTTCTTCCGCCGGACGCCAGGCGCAGGTTGAGGAGGCAGAGTATGAAGTGATCGACAGCCAGATCAAACAAAAGGAGTAAAACGCGCAGATTGCGCGATAGTTTTTGGTTTGTGTTCGATTTTTTTTATATATTGTAAGTCATTGGAGCACTAGTCTGTTAAAAGCAAAGTTTCTGAAAGTGGGGGATCCCCACTTTTTTGTTTTCGGAAATTCGAGCGAAGCAATTGATGCGATGACGGATGATTTGATAAAGAAGGCGATTGGCGAAACGATCGGTGAACTCTCTGCCACAAGCGGTGAAGAGATTTACGTTGTCGAAGCTGCCATTCGCGCGGGCGGCAGGAAAATCGAACTGACCGTCGATACCGACAAAGGGGTCAGCATCGATCAGTGTGCAAAGCTAAGCCGGGCCATCAGGGCGCGTCTTGAAGCGTGCGAAGAGGATAGCATGCTTTCGAGCGGAGAGTTCGATCTCATGGTTTCATCTCCCGGTATTGGCGAGCCGATCCAGGTGCAGCGTCAGTACTTGCGGCATCTGGGCCGTTTGATCCGGGTGAACTACCTCGACGAAGAGGAGCAGCCGAAGGAGATTACGGGCAAGTTGCTCGAAGCCGCCGTCGGGCCCGAAGCCGAGCAGCCATCGATCACCATCGAAGCCGTCAAAGAGGGGCGAAAAAAGAGAACCGCCGGAGAGCCGCCGGTGACGATTCGCCTTGCCGATGTCGTCAGGGCGGTGGTGCAGACCGAGTTGTAATAAGTTATAGTTCCGTGAAGTGCAAGAACGAATCGCAGACTATTTTATATCAATAAAGATCACACAGCGATGCCAAGAAAGCAGCTAAAGGGTGAAACTCATGATCAGAAGGCGCAGATTGCCAGCGCTTTCGGAGAAATCGAGCAGTCGAAGATTTTTCTGGACAAGCGTTCCGAAAGCGCTGCTGTCAAGATGGATATTGCCGACCTGCTCAAGGAGATCATCCAGAAACAGCTCAGGAAAGATTACGATCCCGAGGTGGAGTCCAATATCTTCATCAATCCCGAACGCGGCGATTTCGAGGTCTATATTCTGAAAAAAATCGTCAAAGAGGTCGATCTTCCCACTATCGAAATCGGTCTCGACGAAGTTCGCCAGATCGACGATTCGCTTGAGCTGGGTGATTATTACGAGGAAGGGCCGATCAAGCTCGATGATTATCTGACCCGCAAGTCGATACAGATCATCAAGCAGTCGGTGCAGAAAAAGGTTCGCGATCTGGAGCGCCTGGCCGTGTACGAGGAATGCCTCGAAAAGGTCGGCGAGGTGGTGGCCGGTGAGGTTTACCAGGTCAGACCGAACGAGGTGATTTTTACCTACAATACCTCCAAGGATCATCGTGTGGAGCTGGTGCTGCCGAAGTCGGAAATGATGAAGAAGGACAACCCGCGCCGCACGCCGCGTATGAAGTTGTACGTCAAGCGCATCGAGCGCGAGAAGGTCAAGGTGCGAAACGACGACGGCACCGTTGAGGAGCGAGAGAAGCCGGACGGCGGTATGAAGGTGATCGTTTCGCGCGTCGATGACCGCTTCCTTTACAAGCTCTTTGAAAGCGAGGTTCCGGAGATTCTCGATGGTTTGATCGTCATCAAGGGCATCGCCCGCGTGCCGGGCGAACGAGCCAAGGTTGCGGTTGAATCGACCAGCTCGCGTATCGATCCGGTTGGCGCTACGGTCGGTTACCGCGGCAAGCGCATCCAGAGCATCGTCAAGGAGCTGAACAACGAGAACATCGATGTCATCTACTACACCGACGAGCCGCAGGTGTTCATCGCCCGTGCGCTGCAGCCGGCCAAGATCGACCCGATGACCGTGCACGCCGACATGAAGACCCGCAAGGCGCGCGTTATGCTCAAGCCCGACCAGATCAAATACGCTATCGGCAAGAACGGCAACAACATCCATCTGGCCGAAAAGCTGACGGGCTATGAAATCGACGTCTATCGCGACGTGATCGACAAGTCGCTCGAAGACCCGAACGACATCGACATCATCGAGTTCCGCGAA
The nucleotide sequence above comes from Chlorobaculum tepidum TLS. Encoded proteins:
- a CDS encoding CPBP family intramembrane glutamic endopeptidase; translated protein: MNFPDDPKPHRRPRFFDTVLVLLFVLAAYPIVGALLTILVAGGNPFGNGFEAATHSFVVRLLVAQAFGQMVVLALPVFWLARRFSGDGLFGNTTLEWLGIRKHGGSRPALIAGAGMLLLQPALYSIVELQTLLLPYLGTFGKSLLQEQATLDIFLKKLAGGASIGGSVLSILVLVLTPAICEELFFRGYIQKSFVLSLSPQRAVLFTGIVFALFHMEWFNFVPLTLLGWYIGYIYWKSDNLLVPAVAHGTNNLAALVLLKSGIDSGSATDPSSGLLVSWPWWGLVVVSLSLFFLLIRYFPVRPALQDADNPMPPGHRWKSQC
- a CDS encoding glutaredoxin family protein; this translates as MRPQVTIYGKPECCLCDDALKVLEAVRKRIPFDIEKRDISGNADLIERYGLSIPVIFVDGKLAFKHRIDKERLIALLKGQ
- the rimP gene encoding ribosome maturation factor RimP, which encodes MTDDLIKKAIGETIGELSATSGEEIYVVEAAIRAGGRKIELTVDTDKGVSIDQCAKLSRAIRARLEACEEDSMLSSGEFDLMVSSPGIGEPIQVQRQYLRHLGRLIRVNYLDEEEQPKEITGKLLEAAVGPEAEQPSITIEAVKEGRKKRTAGEPPVTIRLADVVRAVVQTEL
- a CDS encoding phosphatidate cytidylyltransferase, with product MQRVAVAIVGIPLLLWLNMQGGLYFLGLVLALSLMATWEFWRLATHRAHPPSVVILLPLTAFVQLDFYYGFIGYWEAILAVVMLLYVLEIWRNQGSQFMNLGATLVGLLYVNLSFGALLRLRLSETTGEGSGEALVLLMLLCVWAADIFAYFGGRGFGGKFIKKRLFARISPKKTWEGYLAGIAGSALAAWACSAYISGCPDGRAIPAGLLIGVVAPAGDLLESMFKRDAGVKDSSGVIPGHGGVLDRFDTVMFVSPLLYFLVHHW
- a CDS encoding NAD-dependent epimerase; protein product: MKILVTGAAGFIGFHLCERLASRGDDVVGIDNINDYYDQRVKYGRLAYSGIAESAIEYGKTVQSSKYPNYRFVKLNLEDKEGIDNLFKAEKFDALCNLAAQAGVRYSLTNPASYVSSNIVGFVNLLEAARHNSLGNFCYASSSSVYGLNERQPFSVHDNVDHPVSLYAASKKSNELMAHTYSHLFGIPTTGLRFFTVYGPWGRPDMALFLFTKAALEGRPIDVFNYGNMQRDFTYIDDIVEGVVRVLDHPAQPNPDWSGAAPDPGTSSAPYRVYNIGNNKTVKLMDYIEALENALGVTIEKNLLPIQPGDVPSTWANVSDLVKDFDYKPETTVQEGVNRFIAWYREFFKV
- the hisS gene encoding histidine--tRNA ligase, yielding MTQFQGVKGTRDIFPDEISRWHYVEGVVHSVAALYGFSEIRTPVFEYTELFQRGIGATTDIVGKEMFTFLPDPNGRSLTLRPEMTAGVMRACLQKNLLSQAPVHKLWYISDLFRKERPQAGRQRQFTQFGAELLGVSNPAAVAEVLTLMMQVFETLGLHGLRLRINSLGDLDDRARYREALRAYFQPYEADLDELSKERLKKNPLRILDSKNPALQEMIMGAPRLYHSLKPESVAEFEQVLAYLDDRQIAYNVDHLLVRGLDYYCHTAFEVTSSELGAQDAIGGGGRYDGLARELGASADLPAVGFAVGMERLMIVMEKQGLFATLNPHGPLVSVIIQQKELAGHAMQVAFHLRKAGIKTEIDLAERSMKAQMRDANRMGSAYALFVGQSEFESGIYALKNLVTSEQTSLDLDAIIEVLREPAARESLRP
- the nusA gene encoding transcription termination factor NusA; its protein translation is MPRKQLKGETHDQKAQIASAFGEIEQSKIFLDKRSESAAVKMDIADLLKEIIQKQLRKDYDPEVESNIFINPERGDFEVYILKKIVKEVDLPTIEIGLDEVRQIDDSLELGDYYEEGPIKLDDYLTRKSIQIIKQSVQKKVRDLERLAVYEECLEKVGEVVAGEVYQVRPNEVIFTYNTSKDHRVELVLPKSEMMKKDNPRRTPRMKLYVKRIEREKVKVRNDDGTVEEREKPDGGMKVIVSRVDDRFLYKLFESEVPEILDGLIVIKGIARVPGERAKVAVESTSSRIDPVGATVGYRGKRIQSIVKELNNENIDVIYYTDEPQVFIARALQPAKIDPMTVHADMKTRKARVMLKPDQIKYAIGKNGNNIHLAEKLTGYEIDVYRDVIDKSLEDPNDIDIIEFREEFGDDMIYQLLDGGLDTAKKILKGGVEKIEEALLGTQKSEELFVFNKTRKPVKPKERRITDDEKRYWKKIAETIYRTVREQFNDEDLKALLDDSHERSLKGDGIDPEEIRDKETN
- a CDS encoding PTS sugar transporter subunit IIA — protein: MKIEALLTEKHINLNLGSSSKDEVIDTLIAMVADHDKVRDLKQLAEDVRKREREMSTGIGKNIGLPHAKTSAVTEPVLALATLSNEVDFESIDNQPVKIVFLLATPETMLAEHLKLLGRITRLAGRDDVRRKLIDAATPADVLELFKQEERDLPQI